CACCTGTCAattatttatacacacagaGCGCTGTGCCCCCCCCGCTGTGTCCTGTAGATGGATTTGGATCAACGACTTTTAGAGTCAAACTTTCTTTAGACCTTATTTAACCTTAAGAGGAAAATagatgaaaaaggaaacaggCAGTTTGCAAAggtgaaatagaaataaataaaggtggTGTTGTCCCAATGAATTAATATCTTCAAATTAGTTTCAAATGAATGGTTTGAGGAGGTGGAAGTGACGTTTAGAACATACTGTAGGTAAAAGACATGATGTGGGCAAAGCTGACAGTGATGGCAGCACATCAGTTCCCACAGCAGGAAACTGTGACCAGATGTTTCATCACACTTTCTTACATTAGCTTCCGTCTTTGCATCTTCAGGTGAGGAGTGTCTGATTCTGGCTTTGAAGGGTCGTTGTCAGAACCAGCTGAAGCGTCGGCAGACCGGGCCAGAAAGGCTTCTCGGTAATGGACGGTCTGCAGCTGGTGGTGGTGGCCGTCTGGTGGAGCGGGCCGTTGGAGGGCTCTGTGAGGTCCACTTCCTACCGTTGGTGGTTGGAGTCGGAGACCGgaaccacacacagagactcagATGTGTGGGTAGGTCCATGTAGCAGCTGACTGCTTCTCACTAACATGAAACATGTTGGTCAGATGGTTGAACACATCCTGGTTAAAGAATGATTCTGTTTAACCACACAAACCAAATTATGAGGAATTTGTAATTTACATAAAGaatgttttaactttaacattCTGCCAATGACTCATAACCAACctgctaatgtttttttgttcatttcccAATTGATACTTGATCCTAAGTAGTTTTGGACAAATTTAGCACTTGACCTGATTGTGGCTCTAGGGGAACAGTCAGAGGATCACCAGAATCAGCAGGAATCtagaaacatacatttacagtgtgtacCTAGTGCTAGTAAGTCCATGTAGCACATGTGAATGTAATCACACTGGATGAATAATAAAGTTGACCTGCTGGTGTGCTAGATAAATCCGGTAAACAGGAGTCATCCACCTGGGACTTAGGATATTCGTACCTAATTCATCGTCATACctcacagtcacatttcacTAAAAACCACAAAGTCCCATCTCTGTTATAACGGTATCTTTTCAAGCCATGTCTTTGAAAACTGACCTTGTCAGTTTTAGATGTAAAAAACATACGAAGAAGGTGCCAAATAGTCCTAATGAAACAGAGGTTGTTAAAATCCACCTGTGTTTATAGGTTGAGTGGCATTCTGTTTCACGTTTCCTATTAGGAGCCTTTCTCGGTGAAATGCAGAGTTACTCTCATGTTCTGCCAAGACCACCCACACCTGCAGCCTCTGCCAGCAACTTGGGCCTCGTGAGAAAAAGTTATGGGAAAAACGTTATCTTCCTGTTATGGCAAACATAGACAATCCTCAGGATCAAACCTCAAACCCACATCTGACACGCTACAAATATTTGAGGATTAAGTATTCCTTGATTATTGATTGTGACCCATTGAATCcacctttttttattctgagaTATTTTATTGCCTTGCCTTCACCAGACCATGCAGAGTTCGCAAGATGCCCTCAGCCGCTGCCAATGGGTGCTCCCAGTTTGCCCATCTCCAGTTGTGAGCTTAATAAAAACACGAGGCGCTGTCACCAGCAGCCTCTGGCCACCCACCTGTCCTGCCGGCTCTACCAGACCTGTGACCATGCTGTGCTCATATCAGGTGAGGCAGCGcatgtgttttttctattaCTGAACAGAGAAATGTGAACATAGCTCTGCTGAATATGTCCTGCAGCCAGTAGGAGAGCTCACTGTAAGTTGGAAGACTTAACTCGTTGATGTGTGCAGGTGGGTGGCAGCAGCAGATGACGTTCCAGCATCACGTTCTGAATCTTCAGAGGTTCTATCGAATGCTCCAGAACAACGGCTTCCATAAAGATCACATCAAGACCTTCTTTGCCAGCAGTGGACAGCTCCCTGGTGGGACAGTGTTgatgataaatgtgtttgtttgactgatGATCAACATGTAATTATGAAGTCTCGTTAAATTGTAATCAGAACTATGATGGAGTAGTTTGAGGAGCTACTTTTAGGAAGTTTGTAATGtagttattgtttttgtttcaagaAATCGATTGATTCACTAACATGTCCGACTCTTCACCTCCCTCCACAGATGACATAGAGGGTGTGTACTCAGCCACAGAGAAAGCTGTGATCCGTAATCACGTGTCGTACATCTGCAGGAAGCAGCACTGTGCCGACACGTTGGTTCTCTACCTGAACTCACCGACACGCAATGACGGCACCATGCTGCTGTGGGACGCCAACCTTAACGGCATTGTAAGAGTCTCTTCATGTTGCTGTGCCTACTTCTTTTGCAATGGTTTATCAAATCTACCTTTTGATCACATGgatggacagaaacacaaattccTTTGCATTTTCTATTACCAGTATTTTgcattttacctttttatgatacattactttattactttattgaCCTTTTTGCCAAAATCCTGGTGTTTGCACTCAAGTTTTAATATGTACATAAAAGTGCGGGTGACATTTAAACTTAAATACATCACTTATTAGTGCATTGCTGCTGCCACTCTTGTTGCAGCTACACAGTCAGTCACACAGTGGTTTATTTCCCACGCTGACAgacctatgtgtgtgtgcataaggAGAATATCATGCAGCAGAGTCAGAGATGCAGAGatatacacactgacacagtgaaaCAACGCACTGACGTCTCTAAAGCAGATcacaaagcagaacagaaaaacagtttgtCTGACACACATGGGAGCCATTATCAGGCTGATAAGACGATtcctgaccacacacacaccaaccagACAACAATACTTCTTTCATCTCATTTCGATTTGCCAAATGAGGATATGAGCTCATCTTTCAAAGCAGTTATCAGAAATGTTCAGGTCAGAATGGGTCCAGCAGGCTACAGCTATGAGGGGAAACTTCTCCAAAGATGTTTGATCAGAGCGTTCACAACATCCGGTGATACTCAAGTGAGAAATGTTTTAGTGGATCTGTAGTAAACGTCAAACTTGTCTAAAAcagcatgttttcagtttgCTAATATGCTAACTCAGATGTATGTAGTCAGATGTATCAGGATGTTCCACTGCCTTATTTCCTGTTCACACTACAGTAGAGAAGCTGTTTTAtcatgtgttttcacagatcgtgtctgtttgtgttactTGTTCTGTCTAATCTCACGCCTGAAACTCAGCTTAGTTAAGCcgtttataaaatgttttaaagtttgtctcctcaAAGAGTTTTTGAacatattataaatgtaaaatattgtttgtctcctcctcttctcttatTCCAGGCTGATCTCAAGGAGCGATACTCAGTCAATGAGCTGCTGGCTGACTTAGCAGGCTGCAGGGCAACTcgtgttttgctgtttgtagaTCAGAGCTACAGTGGGGTTCTGTCCAAGAGGCTGCGAGGCTCCCAGAAACACCTCAACGTGGTTCTGATCCAGAGCCAGACACGGCAGACCCACAACCACCAGAACCAGAGGGTGAACTCTGGCTGGGAGGACAGCAgctggtccctcatcagcccTGCTACGTGCCTGCTGGACCACCTGGGGAAGGTAATTAATCCCATTTGAGCTTTTATTCTTTAACACTGCCAAATAATCGTCTAGTCTCATCTTTAACTCATTTTTTCAGGGCACAGGGATGTCTCGCCTCCTGGAGCCATGGGCTGGCCTTTTGAATGTGACGTTGGCGGGCGCCCCCTGCAATGTCACGCCACCTCTGACTGATGGCGAGATGCGGCGAGAGTACCAGGGCTGCCAGAACCTGCCGACCGCACTGTGGCACCAGAAATACAGGAGGACCAACTGAGAGCACGAGAGGCAACACTGAGGCTGACTGAAAGAGTGAATGACTGAGGGGGGAACAAATTAactttagacacacacacacacacacacacacacacacacacacacacacacacacacacacacacacacacatttgcattaaaCACAAAAGCATATATGACAGTGTGTCTTAACATAGGACTTCAGTTTCAGTGTGCTTGGTGGAAATcgatgtgtgttttctgtcctaTCTCTGAACTCAGACTGTAACCATGGCGATGACAGCTCATCCCAACGGGAGTGTCCTGAACACCATGttaacattgtgtgtgtgtgtttgtgagttcaACAAGAGGACATCCTCTCTTGGAGACCATTGCTAGCGCCCACTCgggtcactgtgtgtgtgtgtgtgtgtgtgtacactctGTCTCTTGAGAACTTTAACATTTCAGATCCAATCATCTATctctatttttatctttatgacagttattttttctctctttcatctgtCCTTCTTCTGTTGATTTTGTCCTTTGCTTCCTTCCCACCTTCCCCTCTTGAACTTCTCCTGTAACATTATCTCCATCATGTTGCTGCCTTCtttcttttgactgtctctAACTTTTCTTCCACTCTTACAATTCACCTTGTTTTTGCTTCTTGTAGACTCTTTCCATTATTTGACTTTGCCACCAATATTTTCTGGAGAGACGCAGCAATTTGCAGTATTGAGACTACCGAATACTCAATTTACCCAATTAACTTAATATCAATTATCTTATTAAGTTATTGTTAAGTAGCAAACAAAGAAGTAAGCACAGGCACTTGTTAATGGCTGTTAGGGTTCTAAGGGCTACTACATCTAAGAAACAAAGTTAGCAAATAAAATGTCCTTAGAACAATGGCCAACTCTACAAAAATAAGGTCCaggtgttaaaaaaacaacagaattttCAAGCAGAGTAGTGTCTGACGCcaggtttatttttaacatttagagGTGGAGAACTATTTGCGCTAAGGAGAAGGTAAAGATATAGAGACACACACCAAGACAGCCAGGGAACGAGAGACAGAAAGATTGGTTGGCAGTGATCATGATTAAGATATGAAGCACTGAGACTGCCCTCACTGCTACACAGACTAGTTATGGCATTTTAATAAGGGCACAATGTGCAAgtgagtgtttgtatgtgtgctcCATCACAGAGACAGGGGCGTCACATGAAACATGTACACGTTCTAATATTAACCCGTCCCTACACTAACAACGTACCTGTTGCCCTCCACTTCTGGTGGTTCTATGtgatttctgtctgttcttGATCGCAGTAAACGTTGAGTATTTACCACAGCACAGCGtgcttcttctttctccccctgctgtgttttgtacctgtgtttgttgttgtctgatTTTTACATTAGAGGTTTGTTTATTCAAGAAATGAAAGCTCTTTACAAGAACAACTTTCCAAATGCGTGGGACATTTTGGACCAGAACTGTTTCCAACAAGTTGACATGTGCATATTCAAAGTTTGTGTTATGATCTGTACAGAATATGAGATGTAATTTAGCAGAAGTGTTTCTAGTTGCAtgcatcaaatcacaaaatgtaGTCAATAAAGTAGCTTTAGAAACCAGGGTAGTACATGTGATTCATTTGTCTGGTTGTCTGTAGAATTAAATGATTAGTTTAATTACTTGGTTGCGAATATACTGTCAATGACTGAAGTTGGGGACCCACAGAGCACTAGACCAGATGCTGGGTTCTATTGATTTTGATATCGGAGATTTTTCTACTTCTTCATGTGAAAGACTGAACCAGTGAACTCTGGAACACCAAAAGGAATGAAAGACCACAGAAACCTTTACTGGGTCACAGAAGAAATCGTCTTCTGTCTAGAGAACAAAAAACCCTTCACAGCAGATTGTCCAGATATGTGAAAGTCCACAgtcaagacagagagaggttaCTTTAAGGTGCAAATAAGATACAAATCACTGGTACAcctcaaaaacaggaaaaccaaATTAGAATTAGCTGAAAATATCCTGCAGAGTTCATGAACGTCATACCATGGtgagataaaagataaaagatcgATTTGTAGAGTGATGGAAAAACTGCAGTAGTAACATGTGAAGGAAATGGTCATGATCCAAAGCAAACCCCTTCATCCGATGCATGTTGGAGGTAGAGTTGTCATGTGGGCTTATGGTATTTTGAGCTACACTACTGTTTGTGCTCAGATTCAGCCAAATGCTTTAAAACATATTCGACTGTGATTCACAGGTGACTATGACCTGTAGAATTCCAATGAAAGCAACCCAAGAAAAGCCTGTTTTGCAGATGTTCTGTAATGGTAAAATCAGTCACCTGTCTGAATACAATTTCAAATGGAGGCCATTTGATGAATGCAAACACAAGCAGGAAGTAGAGGCCCAGAAAAGCATCACAGCCCACACCCAGCTGTCAATGTCTACGAGCTCCAGACTTCAGTCAAACTTTGTGTTCTAAAGATTTGCAACCAagtattaaaactgacaatttGTGTGTATAAATACTTTTGAGCCCCCAAAATTGGGGGggtctgtgaataaaatgtctAATTCCTGCACGGTTCATCTGAATATTTTTAACCAAaccttaaattaaagctgacagtcTCCACTTTGTGCACATCTAGACTGAAAGTGTGGTGGCAAACAGAGCCAGAATTATGAAAATTGTATTTCTGCCTAAATGTTTATGGACTTAACTGTATGAGAGGCAGACAGTGGCTACAAAGGCTGCTCATTCTAGTAGAGAACTGTTGTTAATTTTGGCCTTTTCATGGAATTGGTTGCATGAAACGTGCAGAATATTTCAGGCTGTTTAATGTAAAAGACTCTTggtttttcaattcaattaatgGTTAATAATGGTGTTGTGATTAGCACTGTCACGTCACAACAAGTAGGACCTGGGTTTAAATTCATCGCTCCCAAATTAAGTTTCCAGTTTCCTTCCACACTCCAAAGATGCAGGTATGTCTAAAAGAAGACAGGTAAGCTCCTAATGGAGTGCCCTAATAAGCCACAAGCTGACAAACACCTTGCACTACAGGGGAAAGCCATGACACAGCCATGATTGTTTGTTCAGAGGCTTTTATTGCTAATGAGGCAGTTCTCAGAGAAACACTTactccatctgtctttctctatcTGGCCCTCAGGCTGCTGGGATGGTTTCACTCCAAACAGTAACCTTTGACCCTGGCACTTTCAGCAAATCTTCAATGTTTTTACCAAAACAGTCTCAGTAATATAATCACCTCTGCTTTTAATGACTCAAGAAGAATCTTCCATAGCAGAGTCTTTGGCCACTGCCACTGCCACCTTCTGATGCAGAGATGCGTTCAACTTGACATTAGCTGAATTCTTCTCATTGTTCATTAAAGCATTGCTGCCACTCTGTAGGCtctgttttggttgtttttctaCAACTATAAATATGCTAGAGGTTGGATACCTGAACTAAACCCAATAGAACCAGGTTCAGTCATTTAGAAATCACAGTATATGGTAACTGTTGGTACTGAAAGTCATTAGCAGAACATCCTGCATTTGGAGGGGTACCAGTGGTTCTGTTTCATACCGTTGTTACAGCCTCTCagtatcattttaatattattaacgGTAACAGCACTGCCACTGTTCTCCACAgatacagaaacattaaaatacatcacaTGTGGCTTTTAGAAACACATTATTATAGAGTACTGCACCAAAAAATGTCCATACTCCATTCATTGTGCACTATCATGAGTctttcttttctgctgtttcatcCATATGACTGCATACAGACCACCATGGTCCAGTAGCCCCTCAAGTCTGAACAgaacctgaaaataaaacaggagaaaatgagATGAGACAACAAGGAACTGAAACATCCTTACTCTTGCAaatggttcctagagtttccaaagGTAGAATGGGAAGCAGAGcttttagctatcaagctcctctcctgtggaactgCTCCCAGTTCAGTACTGATAAACAGTAGGGTGGACCAGCACAGGATGAGCAACACCTCAGGCCCAGAATCAGCTGTATATGATCACCTGAAGAAAACAGGATGATgtatacattttacacagagaATAGCTGGTATGAGATGGGTGTGAGGGAACTCATAGAGGTTCAAGAGGAAACATCTCTCTCTTCAATTTATCATGCTGCTTTTTAATGCATGTCCTGGAAAAGTGAGACCACTTCACCCATCCACCAGGAAGGCCACTGTTAATAACCCATTTTAATGAGTGTAGGAAGGGTTCAAGTCAGGagagaagctacttggatgagtagccATTTACAGTCATTTACAGATCCTTAAACAAATATTACGGCTTCAACATGTGgccaataaaatattttttacccTTATAATTGTGTAAAATAGATTGATAAAATGCCACtgggagtaaaaaaaaaaggaacaaatataaaagaaaagaggagcagacagaggaCAAGGTGGGTCCCTCATAATGTCTTATGACACCAGAGCTACTTTTAGAACAAAGTCGAGCTGTCTGAAATCGTCCTGCAGACTTTAAACAACTTCACTATAAATTAGTAAAACCACAAGTCTGCTACTGTCTGGACTGCCAGACGGCAGGCGAGAGAAAGGGGGTCAGAAATAGAGGATTCAGATATGGgtgagaaaaacagaactggttgatggaaaagaaacaaaggaaagTGCAAAGCAGAgatgatggaaaagaaaaggaggagacaACAATGTTGGCAGCCATTTCTCTCAGTTGGAAAAGTAATTCTTGCATTTAGCTGCAGATGTGCCAAATGATGCCATTACACAGCCGCCATCCGCCCCAATCACCCCTGATAATTGCTCTAATGTAACTAAATGTAAAGCTTCATTCATTGAACTACAATGTGATTGCGATTTTGTTGTCAGGAGAGGACAAAACAAAGGTTTAACCGGCTGAGACTCAGCAGATTGGATCTGTCCCATATTTATTGTGATGATACAGTTGTTTGACCACCAAAGAGAGGTTTAACCTATCGTTCGGATGTTTAAGCATGGAGGAAGGACAAGAAGCAGCTAAATTGGATCTGCATTGTTTTCACATGTAAGCAGCGTTTTCTTAATTAATGGATAGTTCACATAAAGCATGTTAAGCCTAAGACAGCCTGGGGACAGGATGAGGCCTCTTCCTGCTTCTGTTTCATGATACACTCCCACACTTTGTGACAGAAATCGAGTGCAACCCGACACCGGAGGTGAAATAGGTCCGGTCTTGTGTTTACATCACAGTGTCAATCAAAAGATCAATGGTTTTTGGTTGGTGTTGCCTGCAGCGGCAAACTGAGTTCTGCAGCGAGGGGTGGGTGAACGCACGCATGTATTTGTAGAGTCCTGTAAGTGACTACCTCATCTCTCAGGTGTGCTCTTATCGATATCTTTGTGTTATCctttgtgtgcatctgtgagCGTGTATGTGAATCAGAGTGTGTGACTAAGGAAGTATTCATACCCAGCTCCTATATCAAAGGATTGCATACACTGGCAGTTAAATGGCAGCTctagtgtgtctgtatgtgtgtgtgtgtgtcgggggtGTGCAGGGTCCATCAGCCTCTAGGGCTGAGACAGATACCTGAGggtcacacacaaaaacacactgaggttTTGATCTACAGATAACAAATTAGCAAACACTTAGGACACACACAATCATTCAGGTGtgccctgcacacacacacacacacacacaaacacacagcagtagCCATTGTTAGGAGATAAAATGGAAGTGGTCTGATAACATCCCTCAGCATACTTACTTCTTAAAATACCTCATCTTGCTCTTTCTGCTATCTGTCCATTGTGAACCACCAGGATCTCGTCTGCTTCAACGATGGTGGACAGACTGCAACAAACATTGTACCTGAGTATAGTGTGTTATCGGACAGGCATGACACACAATAATACTTTAACAAGACACTGAATATAGTAATTCAGTGGTAAGCAACAACAGGATGAAGATGTGTGATCTTTCAACTGCTGTAACAACTAGCcttttacactttatttctcaggttttattgttgtttcagttttcattGTTATCTAGaaacaacatacatttaaaggaaatgttAACACCTCGAAATAACAATGCAGTGTTtgcagaaattaaataattaagaGAAAAGGccatacaaaaaaataaaagaactctATTTACTTCAACATAAACAAAGTAGTGATAATTTTTTTAGGCAAAACCTCTACGCTTAacctgcctttgtcttgtacgccatttgtaagtcgctttggtgTCGGATAAATGTACTATTGAGAGACATTTGCTAGAAATCATGTTTGTAAAATTGAGTATACAAATTCAGTTTAGCCTTAAAATGGTGGAAGTTGTTCAAAATCTATATGACTTGGTTATTCTGCCAAGACACTAGGGGTGTGtcctttaaaataattaaatagatAGGTGGATACGCATGTTTCATGATATAGTATGTACTATTAAACACTGTTAAGTTACCTACtaatattttaacacagtgGTTTTGATTAAGATAAAGTGGGAGTAGAAGCCACGGAAAGCTTGGCCACATGCTATggacagctgtgttttcagttgaaCAAGGCAGTGTTACGAAGACTGAGTTGAATGTAAATCTCTCGTGAAGGTAGCCCTGTATATGAATTATTCTGTCGGTCTatggatgtgtgttttttgtgtccaTCATCCCActactgtattttttgttactgtattattgttgtattttttatatatatattttcgttttgttgttgttgttgttgcaagAACCCCATGTATTGTGTTCTAAGTATCAACTAATTTTACCAGGGGTTGGGACAATGGGACGAGCAAACGGGAAAAGATGGAGACATGTAGTatagagagagagtgggagggagTCATAATATGTGGTTAGATGTTAAATATGTTCAGCTGCCCTGTAAAAGTGAAATACACAGTCATTCCACAGTAATCactaacagaaacacagaaacacacttcagTTCGTATGCTTCTGTCATACATATGCAACCAACCAAAGctcacacacatccatacagCTGAGTATGTCGCTATGGGTTGAAGAACTCTGTATGAACCTGtctgtaaattattaaagttaatatttATGACTGCGCTCTGATGATGAGAGTCTGATTAAAGGCACACTCCATGATCTAAATGGCTCTCCGCTACAGGCTCTGTGAAAATGATTTCTTCTAAGATGCACAGATTAAAGTTTCCCCACAGATGCcttatttttttgtgtgcatttattaaatgtatgaaTCTGAAAATAGGAATTTGAAAAGTGAGGGGGACACTATGGATATAATGGGCATGCACATAACAAAAACTGCAAACCATAAAGTTAATGTGTCCTCAAACAGCTTGATGTCACTTTAAGCTTCTGCAGAACTACTGCTCTGCTCCAATGTCACCAAGACTATCTTTGGACGTCCACCTTCAATATTTGATAGAA
This Anabas testudineus chromosome 21, fAnaTes1.2, whole genome shotgun sequence DNA region includes the following protein-coding sequences:
- the si:ch211-67e16.11 gene encoding uncharacterized protein si:ch211-67e16.11, whose amino-acid sequence is MRLLVLLAAPLSILVLHTAVVTPTGSVALGRLERWVRSGLQSLQWDQLDRCLRMSSLSEAECRRLAHLPLSAVAVYVSEPRTSADKVLAILPDSSSGMVNSKSRGAFSVAQVMNAGEAVHRHQQPFPGSTAHDAVLVLDPSPGENFGHPVVLFYVDVNTTKKRCSHLDGIYLGEECLILALKGRCQNQLKRRQTGPERLLGNGRSAAGGGGRLVERAVGGLCEVHFLPLVVGVGDRNHTQRLRCVDHAEFARCPQPLPMGAPSLPISSCELNKNTRRCHQQPLATHLSCRLYQTCDHAVLISGGWQQQMTFQHHVLNLQRFYRMLQNNGFHKDHIKTFFASSGQLPDDIEGVYSATEKAVIRNHVSYICRKQHCADTLVLYLNSPTRNDGTMLLWDANLNGIADLKERYSVNELLADLAGCRATRVLLFVDQSYSGVLSKRLRGSQKHLNVVLIQSQTRQTHNHQNQRVNSGWEDSSWSLISPATCLLDHLGKGTGMSRLLEPWAGLLNVTLAGAPCNVTPPLTDGEMRREYQGCQNLPTALWHQKYRRTN